A single genomic interval of Oncorhynchus mykiss isolate Arlee chromosome 13, USDA_OmykA_1.1, whole genome shotgun sequence harbors:
- the LOC110486945 gene encoding coagulation factor X has product MGSLATTATLLSLLLLGAVTCRLDTKNTKTVFLDKQEASEVITLSRQKRANVGNEESLLPANMERECLEEVCNYEEAREIFQDSYRTDIFWSVYIDGDQCAEKPCKNGAMCSDSVGGYDCVCKSGFFGVHCEKDQTVCMLDKTKGCSQFCKPGYQSYECSCARGWKLEEKERVKCIPAVTFPCGKVNSLSQWTKRQSTNIASNFEGLACNSGECPWQAILKSTESVGFCSGVILKENLVLTTAQCAQKYVNFQVAVGKRQTASEDGEQTLYVQVVHVHPRYVPGRPDNDLAVLELRERIVYKKHVVAACLPERDFAEVVLMTGEYPAVVTGWKDPVDATEVQGPLTLNHLAYERLPQCVERHPGLVTNKMGCTTVRPKGDCILGPGSPILSLHREVFYLTGVVSRPAGADCSQGYIYQKVSRFLLWLQPLMDSR; this is encoded by the exons tgtTCCTGGACAAGCAGGAGGCCAGTGAAGTGATCACCTTATCCCGCCAGAAGAGGGCCAACGTGGGCAACGAGGAGAGCCTGCTCCCTGCCAACATGGAGAGGGAGTGTCTGGAGGAGGTCTGCAACTACGAGGAGGCCAGGGAGATCTTCCAGGACTCCTACCGCACG GATATCTTCTGGTCAGTCTACATAG ATGGGGACCAGTGTGCAGAGAAGCCGTGTAAGAATGGAGCCATGTGCTCAGACAGCGTGGGGGGATACGACTGTGTCTGCAAGTCAGGCTTCTTTGGAGTCCACTGTGAGAAAG ATCAGACAGTGTGTATGTTGGACAAGACCAAGGGCTGCAGTCAGTTCTGTAAGCCAGGATACCAGTCCTATGAGTGTTCCTGTGCCCGTGGCTGGAAactagaggagaaggagagggtgaagTGTATTCCTGCAG tGACATTCCCCTGTGGGAAGGTGAACAGCCTAAGCCAGTGGACAAAGAGACAGTCAACCAACATCGCCAGCAACTTTGAGGGACTAGCCTGCAACTCTGGAGAGTGTCCCTGGCAG GCCATTCTGAAGAGTACAGAGTCTGTAGGGTTCTGTAGTGGTGTCATTCTGAAGGAGAACCTGGTTCTAACTACAGCCCAGTGTGCCCAGAAATACGTCAACTTCCAGGTGGCTGTCG GCAAGCGCCAAACCGCATCTGAAGATGGCGAACAGACGCTCTATGTCCAAGTCGTCCACGTCCACCCCCGCTACGTACCCGGTCGCCCTGACAACGACCTGGCCGTCCTCGAGCTCCGCGAGCGCATCGTCTATAAGAAACACGTGGTCGCTGCCTGCCTGCCCGAACGTGACTTTGCAGAGGTCGTCCTGATGACTGGCGAGTATCCGGCCGTGGTCACTGGCTGGAAGGACCCCGTGGACGCCACGGAGGTCCAAGGCCCGCTCACTCTCAACCACCTGGCGTATGAGCGTTTGCCCCAGTGTGTGGAGAGGCACCCGGGGTTGGTCACCAACAAGATGGGCTGTACGACAGTGAGACCCAAGGGTGACTGCATCCTGGGGCCGGGGAGTCCCATCCTATCTCTCCACAGGGAGGTGTTCTATCTGACCGGGGTAGTCTCCAGACCAGCAGGGGCAGACTGTAGTCAGGGTTACATCTACCAGAAGGTGTCCCGTTTCCTGCTCTGGCTGCAGCCCCTCATGGACTCACGCTAA